A genome region from Bufo gargarizans isolate SCDJY-AF-19 chromosome 2, ASM1485885v1, whole genome shotgun sequence includes the following:
- the LOC122926038 gene encoding protocadherin alpha-4-like yields MLYQRQDYQARKRLVCFFLLQISWDMVLSQLHYIIPEESKHGTFVGRIAQDLGLDLGEINSRMLHIISRDEKEYFQVNLQNGILFVKETIDRESLCPNTHFCIIPLQVIVDKPVQMYRVDVEIEDINDNSPVFSSRVTNLVISEMKPSGSRFPLKVAGDPDLGTNSVTNYELSANDYFALDFQKYINQIKSLELVLKKNLDREKQSIHNLTLTAYDGGKPRLSGTTYILVNVEDFNDNAPMFGQPFYQCSVNENAVEGTLVFKLNATDLDEGRNGEILYKFSNMVSGEAKETFILDKYTGEIRVKGKLDFEMVNMYEIQVEAIDNGDLQLVGHCKVLVTLVDVNDNPPEMTVTSLSVPVPENSPQGTTVAIISVHDKDSGSNGKVNCYISDSSPFKINPAFMSDFSLTVNELLDREVKNQYEVIISARDEGSPSLSISKALKIDISDVNDNAPRFIQSVDTIFIKENNPPGSHIYTASAYDPDIGQNSFITYSISERIIDGIPISSYISINPENGKVFALVSFDHEQIAYFQCHIKATDAGLKALSSNLTLNIFIEDINDNAPTFTPLHSEITVKTTRSAEPGHLITKVKAVDLDSGYNAWTFYKIKDLGGSGKSPFTIAHQTGEITLKRSLTDSDNDEYRLHVIAQDHGEPFMTTETQIVISVVESGEELKFDNQETKVTFEAFSDENIYLVVAICIISTIFLITLIVFSVLRWQKYRDEVNELKENYKICSNTGGSWMYSQHTQYQISSNSSRPKSDLIVFTPNNFQTPGNEEQVNPLGVMLSSSYKG; encoded by the exons ATGCTCTATCAGAGACAGGATTATCAAGCACGAAAAAGATTGGTTTGTTTCTTTTTGCTACAAATATCCTGGGATATGGTCCTGAGTCAGCTGCATTATATTATTCCGGAGGAATCCAAGCATGGCACCTTTGTAGGAAGAATTGCTCAGGATCTTGGACTGGATTTAGGTGAGATTAATTCCAGAATGTTACATATTATCTCTAGAGATGAGAAGGAATATTTCCAGGTTAATCTGCAGAATGGAATCTTATTTGTTAAAGAGACAATAGACAGAGAGTCATTATGTCCAAATACTCACTTCTGCATTATTCCTCTGCAGGTTATTGTAGATAAGCCTGTGCAGATGTATCGTGTAGATGTAGAAATAGAAGATATAAATGACAATAGTCCAGTATTCTCCTCAAGAGTCACTAATCTGGTCATATCAGAAATGAAACCTTCAGGATCTCGGTTCCCATTGAAGGTAGCTGGTGATCCAGATCTTGGAACAAATTCTGTAACAAACTATGAGCTCAGTGCAAATGATTATTTTGCATTAGAtttccaaaaatatataaatcaaatCAAGTCATTAGAGCTTGTGCTTAAAAAAAATTTAGACAGAGAAAAGCAGTCTATTCACAATCTGACACTTACAGCTTATGATGGAGGCAAACCAAGACTGAGTGGAACCACATATATTCTTGTTAATGTGGAAGATTTTAATGATAATGCTCCCATGTTTGGTCAGCCATTTTACCAGTGCAGTGTTAATGAAAATGCTGTAGAAGGAACGTTAGTGTTCAAGCTAAATGCCACTGATCTGGATGAAGGAAGAAATGGAGAGATACTATATAAATTTAGCAACATGGTGTCAGGGGAGGCAAAAGAAACATTTATCTTAGACAAATACACAGGAGAAATAAGAGTAAAAGGGAAATTGGATTTTGAAATGGTTAACATGTATGAAATTCAGGTTGAAGCTATTGATAATGGAGATTTACAGCTAGTTGGACATTGTAAAGTTCTAGTGACTCTTGTGGATGTCAATGACAACCCTCCTgaaatgacagtgacatcattatCCGTTCCTGTTCCTGAAAATTCTCCTCAGGGGACAACAGTTGCCATCATCAGTGTTCATGATAAAGATTCAGGTTCAAATGGAAAAGTAAACTGCTATATTTCGGATTCTTCACCATTTAAAATAAATCCAGCTTTCATGAGTGATTTTTCTTTGACTGTGAATGAACTTTTGGACCGAGAAGTGAAAAATCAATATGAAGTTATAATTTCTGCAAGAGATGAAGGTTCTCCTTCCCTGTCTATCTCAAAAGCTCTGAAGATTGATATAAGTGATGTCAATGACAATGCTCCAAGATTTATCCAGTCAGTAGACACAATATTTATTAAGGAGAACAACCCACCAGGGTCCCATATATATACAGCATCAGCTTATGACCCAGATATTGGACAGAATTCTTTTATTACTTATTCAATTAGTGAGCGCATAATTGATGGGATCCCTATTTCCTCCTACATTTCCATTAATCCGGAAAATGGGAAGGTTTTTGCTTTAGTATCATTTGACCATGAGCAGATTGCATATTTCCAATGTCACATAAAAGCCACTGATGCTGGCCTAAAAGCTCTTAGTTCTAACCTTACTCTAAACATATTCATTGAGGATATTAATGATAATGCTCCTACATTTACCCCACTTCATTCTGAAATAACAGTTAAAACTACTAGGTCAGCAGAACCTGGACACCTGATAACTAAAGTGAAGGCCGTAGATCTGGATTCTGGATACAATGCTTGGACATTTTATAAAATAAAGGACCTGGGAGGATCTGGAAAGTCTCCTTTTACCATAGCACATCAAACTGGAGAAATTACTTTAAAACGGTCATTGACAGATTCAGATAATGATGAGTATAGATTGCATGTAATAGCTCAGGATCACGGAGAACCATTTATGACAACAGAGACTCAAATTGTCATATCTGTGGTGGAGTCTGGAGAAGAATTAAAGTTTGATAATCAAGAGACCAAGGTGACTTTTGAAGCATTTTCTGATGAAAATATTTACTTGGTTGTTGCAATCTGCATTATATCAACTATATTTCTCATTACTTTAATTGTGTTCAGTGTGTTAAGATGGCAAAAGTACAGAGATGAGGTGAATGAGCTGAAAGAAAATTACAAGATCTGCTCTAACACTGGAGGGAGCTGGATGTATTCTCAGCACACTCAATATCAAATAAGCTCCAATTCATCCCGACCTAAAAGTGACTTAATTGTCTTTACTCCGAATAACTTTCAAACACCAGGGAATGAAGAGCAAGTCAATCCACTAGGGGTAATGTTAAGCTCCTCTTATAAG ggatga